The genomic interval ATACCAGACGTCAACGCACCTAAAAAAATGCTGATTGCAACCCCTGCTAATAGTAAAGTCATGACTGAAATTTTATTTTGCCGCATAGCTAAGGAAACGGTAACGGTAACCGCGAAAGCTGCGCCAAGCAATGCAAATAACGGCATGTAAAACATACTTAAAGTAGAGAATCCAGTTGCAATAGCAAGAACAGCACCGAGTCCGGCTCCACTCGATACACCAAGAATTCCCGGATCGGCAAGGGGATTACCAAATACCCCTTGCATAACGGCACCGGCTACAGCAAATGCGGCACCAACTAAGATGCCAACAAGAGTACGCGGCATGCGAATATGCCAAATTACGGCTGTTTGCTCCTGCGTAATAGAGATATGTTCGAAACCCGGTATATGCAATTGTTGCGCTATAATAGCCAATACGGTTTGAACCGGAATGTCAATTTGACCATAAGCCAATGAAACGAATATTACATAAAAAAATAAAAGAACCAGTAGTACAAAAATACGCACATGATTTAACCCTTTTGGCATACCCTAACATCCTTTTTAACTAAGACTTTCTGATGCAAACCGCATCTGTGAA from Massilibacillus massiliensis carries:
- a CDS encoding FecCD family ABC transporter permease, producing the protein MPKGLNHVRIFVLLVLLFFYVIFVSLAYGQIDIPVQTVLAIIAQQLHIPGFEHISITQEQTAVIWHIRMPRTLVGILVGAAFAVAGAVMQGVFGNPLADPGILGVSSGAGLGAVLAIATGFSTLSMFYMPLFALLGAAFAVTVTVSLAMRQNKISVMTLLLAGVAISIFLGALTSGILTFISEYKLREFLFWTVGGLDYRRWEHVAMGCIPILAGVSILCILARQLNILVLGEEEAYSVGMSVAKLRLFLLALATLTTAAAVCISGNIGFVGLIVPHVMRLLLGPEHRTLLPASALAGGIFLVACDTVGRFILPPAEVRVGIMTALIGAPYFLYLLRRLQKGGLF